In the genome of Streptomyces aquilus, the window GATGGGGAGCTTGCCGGCGGCCGTGCCGTCGGAGCCGGTGGTCAGTGTGAGGAGGGTCTTGTCGCCGCTGCCGATGTTGACGGTGGATCCGGCCAGGAGTTTGCCGGTCTTGTCGTCCTTGGCCTTCAGCAGCACCGAGGCGTCCTTGAAGGGGTCGACGATCGTGAGCGGTGTGTCCGTGTCGGGGGTGACGATGACGTCCTGGTCGTCGACCGTGTCATGCAGGTTGCTGCCGCTGGAGACCTCCTTGAGGCGGTAGACCCCCGGTGCGAGGTCCTGGAAGGCGAGCTTGCCCTGGGCGTCGGTCTTGCCGCTGGCGGCTTCCTTGCCCGCGGAGTCGAAGAGGGCGAAGGACGCGCCGGCGAGCACATCGCCGCCGGGGTCCTTCTTCAGGATGGCCACGCCGCCGGTCTCCGGCTCGGCCGCATTGCGCGGAGTCGAGGACGTGGATGCAGACGGGGCGGGATCGGCGCTCTGGGCCGAGGCGGTCGGCGCCCAGGACAGGGACCCGGTCACCGTGGCGGCGACGGCAACAGCGACTGGGAGGGTGCGAGCGGAACGGATGCGCAAGAAGGGTCTCTCCAGGGGATACAGGCGGGAACAGGCAAGGCGGGCGCGCAGGTCGTTGTTCAGCGGGAGCGGCCCGGCACTGGGCGCGGGGGCAGCCAGCGAAGCGGGGACATCCAGAACTCCGTGGCGAGGTGGGCGGTCAACGGCTGCGGAGCGAAGCCCCGGCGGTGGGTGTGGGCTGGGCGACAGGGCGGGCGGCCGGGCGGGACGCGGCAGGCGCCGGGATCCAGAATTGGGCGTACTGCTCGATCGCGGTACGCAGCCCTGCGCCGTCCGCGCCGTGCCATGGTGGCTGGCTGCTGTGGGGGTGCCAGTCGCGGATGACGGCGTAGCCGTCTCGGCCGGGCACGAGGTCGCGAGCCGTGTCGCGGCGGGCGAAGGTGCCGTGGTCTGCGAAGCGGAGGATCGCGGTGTCGAGGACGCCCTGCTCGGGGTGGACGACGCGCAGGCGCAGTCCGTCGTACTCACCGTGGCGGATGGTGGGGGCGAAGTCGATCCGTAGCCGCAGCGGCGAGTTCGGCTGCGGGGATGCGTAAAGGGCGTCGCCGACAATGGCGTACTGGTGGAGAGGCAGTTCGATGACGTCGTCGAAGAACTGCTGGGCGTGTAGGGCCAAAGAGCCTCTCTCGGACGAAGGGGATCTGGTCAGCGGTGGGGGCCAGAGCGCCGGGCGGTCAGGACTGCGGACGGAGTTGTCGTGGTGCTCCAGCGCGGGATGCTGCGCGTGGTCAGCGCGGGCGCCCGGCGTGGGGCGATACGCCGGACGTCGAGGGGCGTGGGAACCGGAGGCGGCGGAGGGGTGACAGGAACGAGTTGGGCGCTCTCGCGCAGGCCGCGCAGCATCTCGTCCTTCCAGCGCGGCAGGGGCGCGGGGTCGGACACGCTCTCGGTGATGGCCGTGACCAGTGGGATCGGGGTGTTCGTGGAGGCGGTGGCGTACCAGCGGGCGTATCCGCTCTTTGGGCCGCCCCACAGGTACCAGCGGGCCTGCAGCGTGGTGAGTTCCTTCTCGGCATCGAGCCTGCCCTGGGCATATTCGAGGCCGGCCATGCCGTCCGGGGTCTGCATCTCCAGGACTCCCCATCGCGGGTGCTGGATGGTCCAGCCGCGGTTGATGAGCGGGACGACGGCGTGGAAGGCGTCGAGTTCGGGGTCACTTGGGTCGGGCTGAGCGAGGTAGTAGTCGGGCCCGGACTGGTACGCGGTCGCCAGGGCCGTGGTGAACGCGGTGACGAACTCGGTGGGGCAGGTGTCGTTGAAGGTGACGCCCCAGGCGGGCGGGCCGAAAGGATCGGAGTAGGCGTTGATGCGCCACAGTCCGTCGTCGTCGCCTTCGGGCAGGTAGCCGAGGCGGATCTTGCGGTCTGGCGCGGTGACGTAGACGTTGGCGAGGTCGTCGTGGGTCAGCTCCCAGCCGAGTGCCATCAGGGGCTCGAGGGCCGGGTCGCCGGTGTAGGTGCTGCCGGCGAGATAGCGGGGGAAAACGTAGACGTCGCCGTCGATCTCTTCGGTGTCGGGCACGAAAGTCCAGAGGGTGTCGGGGCTGCGGGGTGAGCGGCGCGGTGCGGGATCAGGAGCCGGTGCGCTCCGCGATGACGGGCAGCAACTGCGTGGCGAGTTCTGCGGGTTGGCCGGTGTAGTGCAGGGTGCGCAGGCCCAGCTCGGCGGCGGCCCGGCAGTTGTCCTCGCGGTCGTCGACGAACAGCACGCGCCCAGGGTCGTCGGCGCCGGTGGCGGCCAGGGCGTGTTCGTATGCTGCCGGATCGGGCTTGCACAGGCCGAGGCGTGCGGAGTACAGGGCGTCGTCCATCAGTTCGCGCCGCCAGTCGGTGGCGTCCAGGACGTTGCTGAGGTGGGCCGGGGCGTTGGAGAGCAAAACCATGGGCAGCCTCGCGGCCCGGGCGCGGTACAGGGTGTCGAGGACGCGTGGGTCGGTGTGGGTCCACATGGCGGTGTCGGCGTCGCGCAGGGTGCGCAGCCATCGCGGGCCGGGGTGGTGACCGAGCACCTTGGCCCAGTAGGCGAGATCGCTCAGTTGCCCTGCGTCGTAGGCGTTGCGGGGAGCCCAGAAGGCGTCCTGGAACGAGGGGAGATGCCGGTCGGGCCACTCGGCGAGGTCGGCCAGGCGGGTCCACATGGCAGTCGGGGGTTGCAGTCCCGCAACCCCGTTGTAGTCGAGGATCAGGGCTTCTACGCCGGTCCGGGAGTCGTAGGTGCGGGTCAAGGGGTCGTTCTCTCCAGGGCTTTGGGGGCGAGGGTGGCGACGGTTACGGCGAGGAGGGCGGGCAGCAGCAGCGCGTGCGGGAGCGCAGTGACGGTGGCGAGGGCGCCGATGACGGCGGGACCGGCGAGCAGGCCGACGTAGCCGGTGACCGCGACGGTGGCGACCGCGCGGGGTCCGCCAGTGCCCGCGGCGGTGATCAGGCTGGGGATGGTGACGGACAGGCCCAGGCCGAAGGCCGCCCAGCCGAACAGGGCGAAGGCGATGGTGGAGCCGGCCAGTCCGGTGGCGAGGCCGAGCGCGGCCAAAGCGGCGCCGGCGCGTACGACGGCTGAGGCGCCGAAGCGGGCGGTGAGCCGGTCACCGACGAGGCGGCCTGTGGCCATGGCGGCGCTGTAGGACCCGTATGCCGCAGCGCTGGTCGCGGCCGTCGCGCCGAGGTCGTGCAAGTGGACGGCAGCCCAGTCGGCAGCAGCGCCTTCGCCCAGCAATGTTGCCGCTGCCAGGACGCCCAGCAGCCGCACCCGGGGCTGCGACCGATCCCCGCGTTCGCCCGGGCCCTGTGCAGCAGGATGGTGCACGGGCTTGAGTCCAGAGCTGGCGAGTGTCCGGGCCAGAGCCGTCGTGGCTCCTGCCGCCGCGGCGGCGCAGACGGCGACGCCTGTGAACAGAACGGTGTGTGAGGTGTGAGCGGTGGCAGCGGCCAGCGCGGCGCCGAGGAGGGCGCCGAGGCTGTAACTCGCGTGCAGCCTCCCCATGATGGGGCGGCCGTGGGCGTCCTGGCAGCGGACCGCCGAGGCATTGGCCGCGACGTCGAGGACGCCGTGCGCGACGCCGAAGACGAACGCCGCCGCGAACAGGCTCTCCAGACTGGAGCAGACCCCGAGGATGGCGAGACAGGCGGCGAGGGCCATGGCGCCGCCGGTCAGCAGCGCGGGCAGGCGGGCCGGGCTGGCGAGGCGCCCACCCGCCTGGAGTCCGGCGACCATGCCGAGGGCGGCGGCCAGCAGGACCAGGGCAAGCCCTCCGGTGCTCACCGCGGCGGCGGACTGGACGGCGGGCATGCGGGCGCCGAAGACGGCCATGACCACACCCAGGCCGGCGAAGTACCCGATCAGCAGGCGTCGGCTGCGCACCAGCTCGATCGCTACGGTTTTCCTCACGCGGCGTGCTCCCCGGTGGCCGGAGCCGTCTGCGGGGCCGCGGCCACCTGGACGTCGAGGTTGCGGTACGCCTCTTGGGCGCGGTTCTGGGCGGCGGTGGCAGTCGGCCCGGTGGTGATGACGAAGCCGACGCGGGCGGTGAACAGATTGCCGCCGTCCTCGGGGAGCACGAGCTGGTCTCCGGGCTGTCGCTGGAAACGCACGCGCTCCACTCCCCCGGTGGGCTTCACGACATCGCGGGCGGTCAGGGTGCCGGAATAGGCGGGGTAGATGAAGCGGATCGCCGCAGCCTGGCGGCGGGTAGGCGTCAGGTCAGGGGTACGTCCGCAGGCGATGTCGGCGGCGGCGCTGGCGAGATCGACGCCGGTGGCCAGGTGGACGAGGTGACCGATCATGTCGCCGGCGATGCGCGCGTTGACCTCGATCAGGCGAGGGCGGCCGTCGACGATGCGGATCTCGACGTGGCTGACACCGTCGGTGATGCCGACGGCGTCGAGGGCCGCGACGGCGACCGGTGCCACGGCGGCGAGCAGCGGGTCGTTCGCGTCGACCACGTGCGCCAGCTCCTCGAAGAAGGGCGGCATCCCGACGGTCTTGCGGGTGACGGCGACCACGGTGGTCTGCCCCTGATGGGTGACGCACTCGACGCTCACCTCCGGGCCGTCGAGGTACTCCTCGACCAGGACCTGGGTGCTCTCCACACCGTGGTCGGCGGTGCGCGCGGCGAAGGCATACGCACCCGGAAAGTCATTGGCCGTGTCGACGCGGATGACGCCCATGCTCGCGGCGTGCGCGGCGGGCTTGAGGACGACGGGATAGCCGATCAGCGCGGCGGCATCGGCCGCCTCCCGCTCGGTGCGCACGCTGACGGATACGGCGGAGGGCACTCCGTGGCGGGCGAACAGGCTCCGGCTGGTGTGCTTGTTGCGGCAGCCCTGGAGGGCTTCTGGAGCCGTGGTGGGCAGGCCGAGCTGGCGGGCGAGTCGGGCGACAGGGACGAGGTACCACTCGGTCCAGGTCATCACGCCGGCCAGCTCGTAGCGTTCGGCGAGCGCTCGCCCGGCCGCGCCGAGTGCCGCCTGGTCGGTGAGGTCGGCGACGACGTAGTCGAGGAGGAAGTCCTTCTCCCAGGTCGGCTCGGCGCCGGAGATCAGGACGACGTCGTAGTGGGCGCGGACGTTCTCAAGGCAGTAGCCGCGATACGCGTGCGCCTCCATGTCGGCGGCTGCAACAACCAGGACGACGGGGCGAGAGGACAACAAGGCTCCAAACAGTGGCAGGACAAAGGAGGTTGACGGCAGACGGCCGGGGTCAGAGGGTTCGGCGACGTCGCAGCTCGAAGGCACTCGCCCAGTGGGGGTGGTCCTCGATCAGCTTTCGCGCATACAGAGCGGTGAAGTTGTTGTTCAGTCCGCGCACGCCCGCGGGCAATTGCCAGCGCAGGTCCTCGAATAGCGCCTTCAGCCCAACCCGGGTGGCCCCCGTGGCGAGCCGGTCGGCGGTCAGGCGCTCCAGCGCGCGGTAGACGTACGGGTGCTCGGCGTCGAAGGCGAGGAACCGGTCGGTCAGCGTGGGCCGCGATCCTGCTCGAAACGAGGGGCGGGATATCGGCAGGACCGACTGCTGGGCCGGGGCGTGGGACGTGGGCATAGCGGGTCTCCGTGAGGTGGGCAGGAAGGCGACCGGATCGGTCAGGCGAAGGAAGTGCGCAGGGCGGGCGTGGCGCGCAGCCGGGCGAAGGCGGTGAACAGGCCCGCAGCCTGGAGCACGGCGCAGAGCGTGATGACGTGGCCGAGCTCGGCTGGCGGCACGAGGGCGACGAGGACGCCGGCCACGGGGAAGGGCAGCAACAGCAGCAAGATCGTCAGGGAGAGGGTGGTGCCGAACACGTCCGGGGGGATGAGGCGGGAGCGCAGGGTGCGCAGCACGACGGTCATGCCGCCCTCGCCGGCCATGAGGACGGCGATCAGGGCGAGATAGGCGTGGTAGGTGCCGGCGACGGAGACGGCCAGGCACGCGGTGGCGGCGATCGTTGCGGATACGACGCCGACCGGCCACAGGCCGAAGCGGTCGATCGCCTTGCGGCACAGGAGGACCGCGCCGAGCGAGGCGACGGCGGCAACCGACCAGATGAATCCGACGTCGGCTGTGGAGTGGCCGAGCTGCTTGACGATGATCACCGGGGCGGCGGCCTGCAGCAGGCCCACGGCCAGGTTGGACACGGTCAGTCCGGCCACCAGCCAGCCGAGTGCCGGCAGGGCGCGCAGGGTCGCCCATCCGGTGCGCAGTCCCTTGCCGACGGGCTGCGCACCGGCGGGCTCCGGTCGGAGGCACTGGCGCGGAGCGAGGACGCTGGTGAGCAGGGAGAAGACGGCGATCACCAGCAGCATGCCGGTGGCGCCGGTCCACTGGAGCAGGAGGCCGGCCAGTGCGGGTCCGGAGAGGGTGGCAACCTGGTCGATGCCGAGGAGCACCGACTGCACCCGGTGGGCGCGGGCGCCGGCCTCACGGCTAGCGACCCCGCCCGCGGTCTCGACCGCGATGTACGAGCACTCGGTGAAGATGCCGGTGGACGCGGCAAGGACCATGACGGTGACCGTTGCCCCAAGCCCCGCTTCCTGCTGCGGCAGGAAGTACGCGGCGGCCAGGGCGACCAGGGCGCGGGCAACGGAGGCGTAGCGGAGCACGGTGGTAGTGCCATGGCGGTCGACCAGGGCCCCGGCGAAGGCGAACGCGCCCAGTCGCGGGATCCATTCCAGCGCGAAGGCGAGGCCGGTCAGGGCTGCGGAGTTGGTGGTGGCCAATACCAGCAGCGGGATGCCGTAGGTGGCCATGGCGAACGCGGCGGCGTCCGTGCTGCGCGGCAGGTAGATGCCGCGCAGCACTGTGGGGACCGGGCGGCGGGCATGCCGCGGTCCGACACGGGATCTCACGCAGCGCGCCCCGCTTCCGCCGCTTGCTGCGCGGAGCGGGCGTCGGTGTGGTTGAGGACGCGGGGGTTCGCCTGCAGAAAATCGGTGAGGACCTGATGCGGCGCCGACGGCTCCAGACTCGAGCCGAACGCGTGCGTGCTGCGGCTGTGCAGCTGGAGCGTGTGCTGGACGCGGGTGACGAAGTCGCTGCTGGCGTCGGGGAACTGACGGGCGCGCGCCCAGCGGCCCGCGGTGTCGTACACCTCGGCCAGAGCCTCGCCGCTCACGGTGAGCCGGTAGCGGTCGGGGGCCTGTTCGTCGGCGTGGACCAGGCCGAGGTCGCGGGCGACGTCGATGGCATGGCGCAGTTGCCCGGGGGTGAGGTCGCCGAAGGCGCCCTGAAGGCTGCCGCGCCGGTGGCTGATGGGGCCGTTGTCGTCGATCTCAGTGACCAGGCGGATCAGGCCCGGCAGGGTCAGGGTCCGGATCGCGCGGCGCTCGTGCAGGAGGGTCTCGGGCAGGGAGCGGGTCATCGGCGCGGGCCTCCTGCCGGGGAGATCGGGCGGGCGGGTATCTGGTGGGAGAAGAGGTCGCCGGGCCGCCACGCCGGGCCGCCCGGGGGCGTCGTGGTCAGCGCGGGGCGGACTGCTGGCGCTGCCGGAACCGCCGGTGCGGGAAGGCGGGTCGGAGTGGTCGCCCACGGGCCGGAATGGTTCTGCGACGGGGCGGCGCCCGGCCCCCGAGTCCGACGGGCATCGGCCTCGGGGGCCGGGGCGGTGGCCCAGGCGGATATCGCCTGGAAAACGGGGGCGAGTGCCCGGCCGCTCGCGGTCAGCTGGTAGCCACCGGTTCCGCTGGCCGTGACAAGTCCGTCGGCAACCAGGCGTTCCAGGGGCTTGTAGACGGCGGTCAGCCCGTAGCCGGGCATCGCCTCACTCGCCAGCGTCTTGGCCGTCGCGATGCCCCGGGCCTGCAGGGAGAACAGGATCGGGGTGGCGTGCCGCGGCACGAGCAGCGCGACCGCGTCGTCAATGTTCTGGGCCGGCGCGATCCGCTCGGGCTCCAGCTCGCCGGTGTGCTTGTTGGTGACCAGCTCCTTCTCCAGATACGTGTCGCCCCACGACGCGATCACCGAGAGGACGGGCAGCAGCGCGGCACCGCGGCCGGTGAGGCCGTAGGTGACGTGGCGCGGGGCGTACTCCGTACGCTCGATGACGCCGGCGTTGGTGAGGTGACGCAGCCGGGGGTGGAGCTGCCCGTCCGCCAGCCACGGAAGCCTCGGCTTGAACTCGGCGTAGCGCAGCGGCTGGGAGGAGACGGTCATCAGCACCCACACGCTCCAGCGCGGAGCGAGCAGGTCCAGGGTCTTGGTGACGCCCAAGAGATCGTTCGGTGTGGCGGGCGGCGCGGTGGTGGCCAAGAAGGTGGCTCCTCAAGCGGTACGGGTGGGTCAGCGGGTGCGGGAGGTGGTCGCCGTCGGTGTGGCGGGGGCCGGTACAGCCGGCTGGTGGGTGTCCGGGGCGGACGCACGGCGCAGGCCGCCCAGGACCGCGCTGGTGCTCTTGGCGTAGGCGTCGCGGGTGGCCACGGACTCGGCGATGCGCCGGGCGCAGTCGAGGATGTGACCGGCGGCAAATCGGCCGATCTCCTGGTCAGGGGCGGTGAGTTCGCGCAGCCTCTGCAGCTGGAAGGCGATGTTGCGTTCGGCGAGGGCCAGGTCGCCGTGAGTGCCGGTCAAGGCGGCGAGCAGCGTGGTCTCGGGGGTGGCGTCGGCTATGGCTTCGAGTTCGGCGAGCGGTTGTCCGTAGAGCGCCTCGATGCGCTGGGCGACGAGCTGGGAAACGGTGGGTGACGGGGTGTCGGGCTGGGGCAATCGGTGGACTTTCAGGGACGGCGGGTCCGCGCCGCCCCGGCGCGGGGTGCTGCCGGGGCGGGCGGAGCGGTGGCGGCGATCTTGGGACTCAACCCGGCGCGTGACACTGCTACTTGGTTCGGCGCCGGCATGGTGCGCAGCAGCTCGTCGAGAGCGGCGGTGTAGCCGTCGCGGCCGGCCAGCGCCGCATCCAGCCAGTCCGCGTCCCACCGCAGGTCCTCGGCGGACAGGTCGTCCATGTCCCCGTCGGCAGCCGTGGCGGCATGGACACGGTCACGGACACGGGCCACCTGCTCCTCGGCGACGGCGAGGAAGCTGCGCAGTTCCAGCGCACGCTGGAGAGCAGCATTGGCCTCGCCGCGGACTGCCTGCGCGTACAGCTCGGCTATGTCTGCGCCGAATGCTTCCTGCAGCGCCGCATCACGGCTGCTGGACTTGTCGATGGCGCTCACCGCGTGGCCCCGCGCGCCGTGGAGTTCCGCGTGCTGGGCAGCGTGGGCGGAGAGGTAGGCAGGGCCGGGGCGCGACGAGCAGCCGGGGACGCGCCGCGCCATACCCCGGGGCCGCGCTTGCCGGGCGCGTTGGGGTCGAGGAGGTACTGCACGACCATGGCGCGGCCGTCGCGGGAGGCGACCGCGGCGTTGACCTGGTGGGCCAACTCCATGACGGGATCGTCGAGTACATCCGGCGGCTGTGTGCCCAGCGCCTCGACGAGCGCGTCCTCGGCGGTGTCGAGGGCCTGCTGCGTTTCGGCGAGCAGGCCGTACCAGTGCACGATGGTGGTGGCCTCGGGATTGGCCTGCGGTGCCGCCTCAACAGCCCGGCGCAGGTCGGCGAGCGGCATCTGGAATCGGTCCTCGATGCGCTCGGTAATGACGCCCATCACGTCTTCGCTGGCGTCGAGCACGAAGAAGCTCCCTTCGTATCGGGAATTCCGGTGTGGGAATGGATGGGGTGCCGGTCGGCTAGTCCAGGCACATGCCGGCCGGGCGGTAGACGTACTTGGCGGAGACCCAGCCCTTTACGCCGGTCGTCCTGTCGGTGATGTAGCGCCACTTTCCGCTGGTCTTGTGCACGGTGAATTTGTGGCCCCGGTACAGAATCCCGAGTGCCTGGGAGTTGACGGACGCCTTGGCGCGGATGGTGATGGCCTTGGTGCTGAGCGTCCACGGACCGGGCTTGCTGCAGGTCGGGTCGGTCATGGAGGCAGGCGCCTGCGCGGGTGCAGCACTCGCGGTGGCGGTGGAGGCCAGCGGCAGCACGAGGGCACCGAGCAGGGCAGCGGAGACGGCTATGCGGGTTGAGCGCATGGGGAATTGAGCTCCAATTCGAAGAAAGGGCATACGGGAGAAGCAGCCCCAGGCGGGTGCCGTGCGGGCCGAGAACAAGAGTCCGGAGAATCCCCGGTTTCGGTAACCGGGGATTGCGTGCTATGTTCCGTGCCGCCTCGCGCACAGCTGATGGAATTCTCTCGGGGCAGGAAAGCGAAATGCCCGTGGTTTAGCGGGAGTTCAGCGGCTCGGCCCGCGCGGCGGGGCGGGGCGTGTCGGCAGGCCGGGGACGGTGGTGACGGGCCGGGTCGCCGGCGAGGCCATCGGCAGCGGGGGCACTTCGCCGTTCCAGTGCGCTTCCCACCACTGAGTGGCGGCCTCAAAGGTGACGAAGCCGCCCTCGCGCAAGGTGTGTGTCCATGCGGTGCTGTCGACCTCTTCGAGCAGCACGCGGAAGGGCACGGCCGCCTTCTCGTCGAGGGCGCGCAGCATCACGGTCGTCTGGATCGGGTCGCTGTCGTGGGTGTAGCTGGTGAGCAGGGCGAAGTGGTCGCCGTCGCTGCGCAGGCGCTGCTCCAGCACGCGGGTGGCGTCGTTCGCGGCCGTGGTGCCCATGCCGTCGGGCAGGAGGATCTTCTCCTCGGGGCAGCCGCGGGCGATCAGCCAGGACTGGGCCATGGACGACAGTGGCAGCTCTGCGTGGTCAAACTGGTAGGTGCACGCGGCCGGGTCGCGTTTGAGGTGCAGGGCGACTAGCTGCGGTTCCCAGGGGATTCCCCAGGTGACGGCGCGGTTGTGCATCACGTAGAAGCTGTGCTCGGCATCGTCGCTGTGGTGCTCGGCAAGGACAGTCATCGAGTCCTGCTCGATGCCGATGTGCCCCCAGAACTGATCGGCGACGTGGTCGTTGACGGCTTCGTATCCGTCGAGGCGGAAATCGGGTTCGTAGGTGGGCATCGGTACTTTCGGTCGTGACCCCGGCGGCACCGTGCGCGTAGCACGGAGCGCGGTTCAGCGGCGGGTACGGGAGACGGCAGGGAGGGCCGGCGGCAGGGGCGCGGGCGTGGTCCCGGGCGGGCCCGCGCGGCGGGGTGCGGTCAGTACGGCGCGGCCGGCATCGGTGAGAGTGACGGGCTGCCCGGCGTGCACCGGGTGCGCGGTGTCGCGCGCCACCAGGCCCATCTCCTCCAGGTGCTGCAGTTGGGCGTAGGAGATGCGGGTGCGGGTGGGAGTCGCCACGGCGAGGCGATGGGTGACGAGGTGTTCATGCAGCTTGGCGCCCTGGGCGATGGCGAGCAGAGCCGCCACATCCTTCGTCGCGATCTGCGGTGGCGCCTGCCGAGGAGCGTCGGCCTCGATCGGCGCCAGCGCTGCGGCTGCCACGGATCGCTTCGCATCGCGTACGGCGGCGGCCGTCGCCAGCTGATCGAGGGTGCGCTCGATTCGAGCGAACAGCGCCTGGTCCACGGGCAGTTCACTG includes:
- a CDS encoding MFS transporter; the protein is MRKTVAIELVRSRRLLIGYFAGLGVVMAVFGARMPAVQSAAAVSTGGLALVLLAAALGMVAGLQAGGRLASPARLPALLTGGAMALAACLAILGVCSSLESLFAAAFVFGVAHGVLDVAANASAVRCQDAHGRPIMGRLHASYSLGALLGAALAAATAHTSHTVLFTGVAVCAAAAAGATTALARTLASSGLKPVHHPAAQGPGERGDRSQPRVRLLGVLAAATLLGEGAAADWAAVHLHDLGATAATSAAAYGSYSAAMATGRLVGDRLTARFGASAVVRAGAALAALGLATGLAGSTIAFALFGWAAFGLGLSVTIPSLITAAGTGGPRAVATVAVTGYVGLLAGPAVIGALATVTALPHALLLPALLAVTVATLAPKALERTTP
- a CDS encoding winged helix-turn-helix transcriptional regulator translates to MATTAPPATPNDLLGVTKTLDLLAPRWSVWVLMTVSSQPLRYAEFKPRLPWLADGQLHPRLRHLTNAGVIERTEYAPRHVTYGLTGRGAALLPVLSVIASWGDTYLEKELVTNKHTGELEPERIAPAQNIDDAVALLVPRHATPILFSLQARGIATAKTLASEAMPGYGLTAVYKPLERLVADGLVTASGTGGYQLTASGRALAPVFQAISAWATAPAPEADARRTRGPGAAPSQNHSGPWATTPTRLPAPAVPAAPAVRPALTTTPPGGPAWRPGDLFSHQIPARPISPAGGPRR
- a CDS encoding HAD family hydrolase; its protein translation is MTRTYDSRTGVEALILDYNGVAGLQPPTAMWTRLADLAEWPDRHLPSFQDAFWAPRNAYDAGQLSDLAYWAKVLGHHPGPRWLRTLRDADTAMWTHTDPRVLDTLYRARAARLPMVLLSNAPAHLSNVLDATDWRRELMDDALYSARLGLCKPDPAAYEHALAATGADDPGRVLFVDDREDNCRAAAELGLRTLHYTGQPAELATQLLPVIAERTGS
- a CDS encoding SH3 domain-containing protein, with the translated sequence MRSTRIAVSAALLGALVLPLASTATASAAPAQAPASMTDPTCSKPGPWTLSTKAITIRAKASVNSQALGILYRGHKFTVHKTSGKWRYITDRTTGVKGWVSAKYVYRPAGMCLD
- a CDS encoding DUF317 domain-containing protein, translating into MPDTEEIDGDVYVFPRYLAGSTYTGDPALEPLMALGWELTHDDLANVYVTAPDRKIRLGYLPEGDDDGLWRINAYSDPFGPPAWGVTFNDTCPTEFVTAFTTALATAYQSGPDYYLAQPDPSDPELDAFHAVVPLINRGWTIQHPRWGVLEMQTPDGMAGLEYAQGRLDAEKELTTLQARWYLWGGPKSGYARWYATASTNTPIPLVTAITESVSDPAPLPRWKDEMLRGLRESAQLVPVTPPPPPVPTPLDVRRIAPRRAPALTTRSIPRWSTTTTPSAVLTARRSGPHR
- a CDS encoding ATP-grasp domain-containing protein, translating into MEAHAYRGYCLENVRAHYDVVLISGAEPTWEKDFLLDYVVADLTDQAALGAAGRALAERYELAGVMTWTEWYLVPVARLARQLGLPTTAPEALQGCRNKHTSRSLFARHGVPSAVSVSVRTEREAADAAALIGYPVVLKPAAHAASMGVIRVDTANDFPGAYAFAARTADHGVESTQVLVEEYLDGPEVSVECVTHQGQTTVVAVTRKTVGMPPFFEELAHVVDANDPLLAAVAPVAVAALDAVGITDGVSHVEIRIVDGRPRLIEVNARIAGDMIGHLVHLATGVDLASAAADIACGRTPDLTPTRRQAAAIRFIYPAYSGTLTARDVVKPTGGVERVRFQRQPGDQLVLPEDGGNLFTARVGFVITTGPTATAAQNRAQEAYRNLDVQVAAAPQTAPATGEHAA
- a CDS encoding SpaA isopeptide-forming pilin-related protein, whose protein sequence is MRIRSARTLPVAVAVAATVTGSLSWAPTASAQSADPAPSASTSSTPRNAAEPETGGVAILKKDPGGDVLAGASFALFDSAGKEAASGKTDAQGKLAFQDLAPGVYRLKEVSSGSNLHDTVDDQDVIVTPDTDTPLTIVDPFKDASVLLKAKDDKTGKLLAGSTVNIGSGDKTLLTLTTGSDGTAAGKLPINSRIGTDFWVKQVKAPAGYDLYKPPKEFKAKPGDPVTVTTTNAETATTPPPTERPTDKPTDKPTDKPTDKPSDKPTLGKPGKDEDTPAPSDSATPTSDETASSTAAPAPEGSLAHTGADATPWLLGGAGLLIVAGGGALVVARRRRTGDATDEN
- a CDS encoding MFS transporter, with product MRSRVGPRHARRPVPTVLRGIYLPRSTDAAAFAMATYGIPLLVLATTNSAALTGLAFALEWIPRLGAFAFAGALVDRHGTTTVLRYASVARALVALAAAYFLPQQEAGLGATVTVMVLAASTGIFTECSYIAVETAGGVASREAGARAHRVQSVLLGIDQVATLSGPALAGLLLQWTGATGMLLVIAVFSLLTSVLAPRQCLRPEPAGAQPVGKGLRTGWATLRALPALGWLVAGLTVSNLAVGLLQAAAPVIIVKQLGHSTADVGFIWSVAAVASLGAVLLCRKAIDRFGLWPVGVVSATIAATACLAVSVAGTYHAYLALIAVLMAGEGGMTVVLRTLRSRLIPPDVFGTTLSLTILLLLLPFPVAGVLVALVPPAELGHVITLCAVLQAAGLFTAFARLRATPALRTSFA